Proteins encoded in a region of the Mesoflavibacter profundi genome:
- a CDS encoding polysaccharide biosynthesis protein codes for MGKLKQAFKQVIESSRKRIDFKSIGYLPRWAILCFDSIILVLSLFVTKLIVSNVQKTILLDISFTKQEVILLVVNILFFILFRTYAGLIRHSTFIDAAKFIVATLATLASLVIIHYSYYFFVEEEIFFIPKLLIYSVISFCGLFLFRVLVKQVFEVYQRYNDYESRLNVLVYGTGENAIAIATALKSEKPARYNVLGFIDRDGKNKSKEILGLPIIHINRKIAVILRIYNAQALILADNTITKEESINIVDSCLEYNYKVFRAPLISDIETNTNLSSQIQKIQIEDILERDPIKLDNKLVAKEIFNKCILVTGGAGSIGSEIVRQVANYKPSKLLILDQAESPLYNIQLEIKRDFPELNYEAIIADVRKEHILEEVFKTHQPNVVYHAAAYKHVPLMERHPSEAIFANVLGSKNVADLAYRFKAEKFVMVSTDKAVNPSNVMGASKRIAEMYVQALQQKVSKENNTTTHFVTTRFGNVLGSNGSVVPLFKRQIEEGGPLTITHPDIIRYFMTIPEACQLVLEAGAMGNGGEIFIFDMGEAVKIIDLAKKIIRLAGFVPYKDIDIKVVGLRPGEKLYEELLSDKSTTLPTYNEKIMIAKVESYSHLEINNHIHQLIAIAKEEDKNAIVKKMKDIVPEFLSMNSDYEIFDKKIV; via the coding sequence ATGGGAAAGCTAAAACAAGCCTTTAAACAAGTAATAGAATCTAGCCGTAAAAGGATAGATTTTAAAAGTATTGGTTACTTACCAAGATGGGCTATTTTATGTTTTGATTCTATAATACTTGTATTATCACTTTTTGTAACAAAACTAATAGTTAGTAATGTCCAAAAAACTATATTGTTAGACATTTCGTTTACTAAACAAGAGGTAATACTATTAGTAGTAAACATCTTATTTTTTATCCTTTTCAGGACCTATGCAGGATTAATAAGGCACTCTACATTTATAGATGCAGCAAAATTTATTGTGGCGACATTAGCTACATTAGCATCTTTAGTTATAATTCATTATTCGTACTATTTCTTTGTAGAAGAAGAGATTTTCTTTATTCCAAAATTGTTAATATACTCGGTAATATCTTTTTGCGGATTATTCTTATTTAGAGTATTAGTAAAGCAAGTTTTTGAAGTATACCAAAGATATAATGATTACGAATCTAGGTTAAATGTACTCGTTTATGGAACAGGCGAAAATGCAATAGCAATAGCTACAGCGCTTAAGTCTGAAAAACCAGCTAGGTATAATGTTTTAGGATTTATAGATAGAGATGGTAAAAATAAAAGTAAAGAAATCTTAGGGTTACCAATAATTCACATAAATCGAAAGATTGCTGTGATTTTAAGAATTTACAATGCGCAAGCTTTGATATTAGCAGATAATACGATAACAAAAGAAGAAAGCATTAATATCGTAGACAGCTGCTTAGAGTATAATTACAAAGTATTTAGAGCACCATTAATTTCTGATATAGAAACTAATACAAACTTATCTTCTCAGATTCAAAAAATACAAATCGAAGATATTTTAGAAAGAGATCCAATTAAACTTGATAATAAATTAGTTGCTAAAGAAATTTTTAATAAATGTATATTAGTAACAGGTGGAGCAGGATCTATTGGAAGTGAAATTGTAAGACAAGTTGCAAACTATAAACCAAGTAAACTTTTAATATTAGATCAAGCAGAATCGCCTTTATATAACATTCAGTTAGAAATTAAAAGAGATTTTCCAGAGTTAAATTACGAAGCAATAATAGCAGATGTAAGGAAAGAACATATACTAGAAGAAGTTTTTAAAACTCACCAACCCAATGTAGTATATCATGCAGCAGCATATAAGCATGTTCCGTTAATGGAAAGACATCCATCCGAAGCCATATTTGCAAATGTTTTAGGATCTAAAAATGTAGCAGACTTAGCATACCGTTTTAAAGCCGAAAAATTTGTTATGGTATCTACAGACAAAGCGGTAAATCCAAGTAACGTCATGGGTGCATCAAAACGAATAGCAGAAATGTATGTTCAAGCACTACAACAAAAAGTATCTAAAGAGAACAACACCACAACACACTTTGTCACAACAAGATTTGGTAACGTATTAGGAAGTAACGGTTCTGTTGTTCCTTTGTTTAAAAGACAAATTGAAGAAGGCGGACCATTAACAATTACACATCCAGATATTATAAGATACTTTATGACCATTCCAGAAGCTTGTCAGCTAGTTTTAGAAGCTGGAGCAATGGGTAATGGAGGAGAAATCTTTATTTTTGACATGGGTGAAGCGGTTAAGATTATAGATTTAGCTAAAAAAATTATAAGACTTGCAGGATTTGTTCCTTATAAAGATATAGATATAAAAGTAGTAGGATTAAGACCAGGAGAAAAACTATATGAAGAACTATTAAGTGATAAATCCACAACTTTACCAACGTACAACGAAAAAATAATGATTGCTAAAGTAGAAAGTTATTCGCATTTAGAAATCAACAACCATATTCATCAATTAATAGCTATTGCAAAAGAAGAAGACAAAAATGCAATAGTTAAAAAAATGAAAGACATAGTACCAGAATTTTTAAGTATGAATTCTGATTACGAAATTTTTGATAAAAAAATAGTATAA
- a CDS encoding O-antigen polysaccharide polymerase Wzy has product MINKNSLIVLILLSFIIFLDNGNRYNLELIFIYFSIVVISTTQIFSNKALPFSLHNIFNLFFLFFIGIAPVIQYKNNIVFLNKLSSLNDLDYIKGGVFYLVILLIYNILYNKIFNKNNNELSIKKRRTFDFYYDKKILLLLSLFTSLIILIYFNFNLDILISRKSLILFSRESYKPLTSIVNTLRLVPLFSLLFLKLSNKNNIKLEVTLLLLTILLNIPTSIPRFKVAVVYLPLLFVYFKPIYIKNTFNYIFSIGLMIVFPYLHHYRYNHNIYNNPFKTNVFIDAHFDSFQNSINLIKHCSITYGEQLLAIILFFVPSDLWTSKPLNSNKILVKSIDYDGFSNIAIGYFAEGYLNFGYIGVILFIILIAFLNAYIDKKFWSNNKKKSIFILIYFILLPFEFILLRGSLRALFANLIGSILLICLIYILLNHKNIKKLAKN; this is encoded by the coding sequence ATGATTAATAAAAATAGTCTAATTGTACTGATCCTGTTATCATTCATTATTTTTTTAGATAATGGGAATAGGTATAATCTAGAACTTATTTTTATCTATTTTTCTATCGTTGTTATTTCAACAACTCAAATCTTTTCTAATAAAGCCTTACCCTTTTCTTTACATAATATTTTTAATTTATTTTTTTTATTCTTTATTGGAATAGCTCCAGTAATTCAGTATAAAAATAATATTGTCTTTTTAAATAAATTAAGTTCTTTAAATGATTTAGATTACATTAAAGGAGGTGTTTTTTATTTAGTAATCTTATTGATTTATAATATCTTATACAATAAAATATTCAATAAAAACAATAACGAATTGTCTATAAAGAAAAGGCGGACTTTTGATTTTTATTATGATAAAAAGATTTTACTATTACTTTCTTTATTTACATCCTTAATAATATTAATTTATTTTAATTTCAATTTAGATATTTTAATATCTAGAAAATCATTAATTCTTTTTTCTAGAGAAAGTTATAAACCATTAACTTCCATAGTAAATACATTAAGACTAGTTCCTCTATTTAGTTTGTTATTTTTGAAACTATCTAATAAAAACAATATTAAGCTAGAAGTTACTTTACTCTTATTAACCATTTTATTAAATATTCCTACTTCAATACCAAGATTTAAAGTAGCTGTTGTCTATCTACCTTTATTGTTTGTGTATTTTAAACCTATCTATATCAAAAACACGTTTAATTATATTTTCTCTATTGGATTAATGATTGTGTTTCCTTATTTACATCACTATAGATATAACCACAATATTTATAATAATCCTTTTAAAACCAATGTTTTTATTGATGCGCATTTTGATTCTTTTCAAAATTCAATCAATTTAATTAAACATTGTTCTATAACATATGGAGAACAATTACTAGCAATTATTTTGTTTTTTGTTCCTTCAGATTTATGGACATCAAAACCTTTAAACAGTAATAAAATTTTAGTAAAATCAATAGATTATGACGGGTTTTCAAACATTGCAATAGGTTATTTTGCAGAAGGCTATTTAAATTTTGGATATATTGGTGTTATTTTATTTATTATTTTAATTGCATTTTTAAATGCTTACATTGACAAGAAGTTTTGGTCTAATAACAAAAAAAAGAGCATATTTATACTCATATATTTTATACTTCTTCCATTTGAATTTATATTATTAAGAGGAAGTTTAAGAGCTTTGTTTGCAAATTTAATAGGTTCAATATTGTTAATTTGCCTTATTTATATCCTTTTAAACCACAAAAACATAAAAAAATTAGCAAAAAATTAG
- a CDS encoding DegT/DnrJ/EryC1/StrS family aminotransferase, which yields MKSKIWLSTPHMGGSEQKYINEAFQDNWIAPLGPNVTGFETDLENYLSNKNSFIACLSSGTAAIHLALLQLGVSKGDEVICQSFTFCGTANPITYLGANPVFVDSESKTWNMCPDYLEQAIIDRKSKGKTIKAIIVVHLYGMPAQIDKIIDVAKKYDIPVIEDAAEALGSTYNNQKCGTFGEFSILSFNGNKIITTSGGGALVCRSIEQKNKTIYYATQARENTPHYEHTEIGYNYRMSNISAGIGRGQMEVLDKHIGLRQNNNKFYNEIFKDIDGISVFAEPSSQFVSNHWLTCILIDLSKSKITREDIYSKLLEENIESRPLWKPMHLQPVFNKYPYYGTNISEQLFKNGLCLPSGSKLENEELERIKNTLISLFND from the coding sequence ATGAAATCAAAAATATGGTTATCTACACCTCATATGGGTGGATCAGAACAAAAATATATTAATGAAGCTTTTCAAGACAATTGGATTGCTCCATTAGGACCAAATGTAACAGGATTTGAAACAGACTTAGAGAATTATTTAAGTAACAAAAATAGTTTTATAGCTTGTTTATCGTCTGGAACAGCTGCTATTCATCTTGCATTATTACAATTAGGTGTAAGTAAAGGAGATGAGGTGATTTGTCAAAGCTTTACATTTTGTGGCACGGCTAACCCAATTACATATTTAGGAGCAAATCCTGTATTTGTTGATAGTGAATCTAAAACATGGAATATGTGTCCTGATTATTTAGAACAAGCCATTATTGATAGAAAATCTAAGGGTAAAACTATCAAAGCAATAATAGTGGTGCATTTATACGGAATGCCTGCACAAATTGATAAGATAATTGACGTTGCAAAAAAATATGACATACCAGTTATTGAAGATGCAGCAGAAGCATTAGGATCTACATATAACAATCAAAAATGTGGTACTTTTGGAGAATTTTCAATATTATCATTTAATGGAAATAAAATTATAACCACTTCTGGTGGAGGAGCATTAGTTTGTAGATCAATAGAACAAAAAAACAAAACGATATATTATGCTACTCAAGCAAGAGAAAATACACCACATTACGAGCATACTGAGATAGGTTATAATTACAGAATGAGTAATATTTCTGCTGGAATTGGTCGCGGTCAAATGGAAGTTTTAGATAAACATATTGGATTAAGACAAAACAACAATAAGTTTTATAATGAAATATTTAAAGACATTGATGGTATATCAGTCTTTGCAGAGCCTTCAAGTCAGTTTGTGTCAAATCATTGGTTAACTTGTATATTAATAGATCTAAGTAAATCTAAAATTACTAGAGAAGATATTTATTCAAAATTACTTGAAGAAAATATAGAATCAAGACCCTTGTGGAAACCTATGCATTTACAACCTGTTTTTAATAAATACCCTTATTATGGAACTAATATTTCAGAACAACTTTTTAAAAATGGATTATGTCTTCCAAGTGGTTCAAAATTAGAAAATGAAGAATTAGAAAGAATTAAAAATACATTAATAAGCTTATTTAATGATTAA